One Defluviimonas sp. SAOS-178_SWC DNA window includes the following coding sequences:
- a CDS encoding PQQ-binding-like beta-propeller repeat protein encodes MRFSHGIGTLAALALLASCGEGELILDGPRQDVRNAVIGAEEVASLAPAPVISAPISLGAATVNGDWTHRAGNAAHSPGHVALGAALSPVWAAPIGAGDGRKNRITADPVVAGGRIYTLDANATVTATGTNGATLWQANLTPSADREGDASGGGLAFGEGRVFATTGFGELVALDPASGAVAWRQRFDAAVGGAPAVSDGRVYVVARDASAWAVRASDGKVEWVLPGTPSTSGVMGVSAPAVDARQVIFPFASGQMVAVAKDTGLGLWGAYVAGQRRGRAYASVSDLTGDPVIADGMVYAGTSAGRLAAVNADTGQAVWTARDGAMGPVVVAGGSLILVNDEDQLLRLNTATGEEVWRVDMPYFTKDKDKRRRNIVAHYGPVLAGGRLVVASSDGLIRSFDPASGALVSSVELPKGAASAPVVAGGVLYVVSKDGKLRAFR; translated from the coding sequence GTGAGATTCTCGCACGGTATTGGGACACTGGCCGCGCTGGCCCTGTTGGCGTCTTGCGGGGAAGGGGAACTGATCCTCGACGGCCCGCGCCAGGACGTTCGCAACGCGGTGATCGGTGCCGAAGAGGTCGCCTCGCTCGCGCCTGCGCCGGTCATTTCGGCGCCGATCTCGCTTGGCGCCGCGACGGTGAACGGCGACTGGACCCACCGCGCCGGCAATGCCGCGCACAGTCCGGGGCATGTCGCGCTGGGCGCGGCCCTTTCCCCGGTCTGGGCGGCCCCGATCGGCGCGGGCGACGGCCGCAAGAACCGGATTACCGCCGATCCCGTGGTCGCGGGGGGGCGGATCTACACGCTCGACGCCAATGCGACGGTGACGGCGACGGGCACCAACGGCGCGACGCTCTGGCAGGCGAACCTGACGCCGTCCGCTGACCGCGAGGGCGATGCCTCGGGCGGCGGGCTGGCCTTCGGCGAGGGCCGCGTCTTCGCGACGACCGGCTTCGGCGAGCTTGTGGCGCTCGATCCCGCCTCCGGCGCGGTCGCCTGGCGCCAGCGGTTCGACGCGGCGGTGGGCGGTGCGCCGGCGGTCTCGGACGGCCGCGTCTATGTCGTGGCGCGCGACGCCTCGGCCTGGGCGGTCCGCGCCTCGGACGGGAAGGTGGAATGGGTCCTTCCCGGCACGCCCTCGACTTCGGGCGTCATGGGCGTGTCTGCGCCCGCGGTCGACGCCCGACAGGTGATCTTCCCCTTCGCCTCGGGGCAGATGGTCGCGGTGGCGAAGGATACCGGCCTCGGCCTCTGGGGCGCTTATGTCGCCGGTCAGCGGCGCGGCCGCGCCTATGCCTCGGTCTCGGACCTGACGGGCGATCCCGTGATCGCGGACGGCATGGTCTATGCCGGAACCTCGGCCGGGCGCCTTGCGGCGGTCAACGCCGATACCGGACAGGCCGTCTGGACCGCGCGCGATGGCGCGATGGGCCCCGTGGTGGTGGCAGGAGGGTCGCTGATCCTCGTCAACGACGAGGATCAGCTTCTGCGGCTGAACACGGCGACTGGCGAAGAGGTCTGGCGCGTCGACATGCCCTATTTCACCAAGGACAAGGACAAGCGCCGGCGCAATATCGTCGCGCATTACGGCCCGGTTCTGGCCGGCGGGCGGCTGGTCGTCGCCTCCTCCGACGGGCTGATCCGCAGCTTCGATCCGGCCTCGGGCGCGCTCGTCTCCTCGGTCGAGCTGCCGAAGGGGGCCGCCTCGGCCCCCGTCGTGGCGGGCGGCGTTCTCTATGTCGTCAGCAAGGACGGCAAGCTTCGGGCTTTCCGCTGA
- the der gene encoding ribosome biogenesis GTPase Der, producing the protein MSFTLAIVGRPNVGKSTLFNRLVGKKLALVDDQPGVTRDLREGEAKLGDLRFIAIDSAGLEDVTDDSLQGRMRRLTERAVEMADICLFVIDARAGVTAQDRVFAEILRKKNAHVILAANKAEGAAADAGVLEAYELGLGEPLRLSAEHGEGMDELYHMLRPLAAEFEARAALDAPEVDVDVVEGEDEGPRVPTREKPLQIAVIGRPNAGKSTLINKIIGEERLLTGPEAGITRDAISVSADFMGTPMRIFDTAGMRKKAKISDKIEKLSVSDGLRAVRFAEVVVVLLDVAIPFEQQDLRIADFAETEGRAVVLAANKWDLEEDKTEKLKELREAFERLLPQLRGAPLVTVSARTGKGLDRLHAAILKAHDVWNRRVSTAKLNQWLAAMTEAHPPPAPGGRRIKLRYMTQVKTRPPAFVVMCNHADKLPESYSRYLVNGLRADFDMPGTPVRLTFRDQGDKNPYKDRKFHTPSRLRKHVGNPVKK; encoded by the coding sequence ATGAGCTTCACCCTCGCCATAGTCGGGCGGCCCAATGTCGGCAAATCGACGCTGTTCAACCGGCTCGTCGGCAAGAAGCTCGCGCTCGTCGATGACCAGCCGGGCGTCACCCGTGACCTGCGCGAGGGCGAGGCGAAGCTGGGCGACCTGAGGTTCATCGCCATCGACAGCGCCGGGCTCGAGGATGTCACCGACGACAGCCTTCAGGGGCGGATGCGGCGGCTGACCGAACGCGCGGTCGAGATGGCCGATATCTGCCTGTTCGTCATCGACGCGCGGGCCGGCGTCACCGCGCAGGACCGGGTGTTCGCCGAGATCCTGCGGAAGAAGAACGCCCATGTCATCCTCGCCGCCAACAAGGCGGAGGGCGCCGCGGCCGATGCCGGGGTGCTGGAGGCTTACGAGCTTGGCCTTGGCGAGCCGTTGCGCCTCTCGGCCGAGCATGGCGAGGGGATGGACGAGCTTTACCACATGCTCCGCCCGCTCGCCGCCGAGTTCGAGGCAAGGGCCGCGCTCGACGCGCCCGAGGTCGATGTCGACGTGGTCGAGGGCGAGGACGAGGGGCCGCGGGTGCCGACCCGCGAAAAGCCGCTCCAGATCGCGGTGATCGGCAGGCCGAACGCGGGCAAGTCGACGCTGATCAACAAGATCATCGGCGAGGAACGGCTCCTGACCGGCCCCGAGGCTGGTATCACCCGCGACGCCATTTCCGTCAGTGCCGATTTCATGGGCACGCCGATGCGGATCTTCGATACCGCCGGGATGAGGAAAAAGGCCAAAATCTCTGACAAGATTGAGAAACTGTCGGTTTCCGACGGGCTGCGCGCGGTGCGGTTCGCCGAGGTCGTGGTGGTCCTGCTCGACGTGGCCATCCCGTTCGAGCAGCAGGATCTGCGGATCGCCGACTTCGCCGAGACCGAAGGCCGCGCGGTGGTGCTGGCCGCGAACAAGTGGGACCTCGAAGAGGACAAGACCGAAAAGCTGAAGGAACTCCGCGAAGCCTTCGAACGGCTCTTGCCCCAGCTCAGGGGCGCGCCGCTGGTCACGGTCTCGGCCAGGACCGGCAAGGGGCTCGACCGGCTGCACGCGGCGATCCTGAAGGCGCATGACGTCTGGAACCGCCGGGTGTCGACGGCGAAGCTGAACCAGTGGCTCGCCGCCATGACCGAGGCGCATCCGCCCCCCGCACCGGGCGGGCGGCGGATCAAGCTGCGCTACATGACCCAGGTAAAGACGCGGCCGCCGGCCTTCGTCGTGATGTGCAACCATGCCGACAAGTTGCCGGAAAGCTATTCACGGTATCTTGTCAATGGCTTGCGCGCCGACTTTGACATGCCCGGCACCCCGGTCCGGCTGACCTTCCGCGATCAGGGCGACAAGAATCCCTACAAGGACCGGAAGTTCCACACGCCGTCCCGGCTGCGAAAGCATGTCGGCAATCCGGTGAAGAAATAG
- the serS gene encoding serine--tRNA ligase, whose translation MHDIRAIRDNPAQFDAALLRRGLSGMSSEILAIDEARRARILAAETAQAAQNAASKEVGAAKARGDEAEFERLRALVAEKKAEVAKLNEEAAEEDARLRDILMGIPNLPLADVPDGADETDNVEIRRWGTPRSFDFKPVEHYEIAGVKPGMDFETAAKLSGARFVLLRGAIARIHRALAQFMLDLHTTEHGLTETMTPVLVKDEAMYGTNQLPKFAEDSYRTTNGWWLIPTSEVTLTNTVAGDILDAAQLPIRMTAHTQCFRSEAGSAGKDTAGMLRQHQFEKVEMVSVTTPETSLAEHERMTRCAEAVLERLGLPYRTVVLCTGDMGFGARKTHDLEVWLPGQNTYREISSVSVCGDFQARRMNARYRAAGGKPDFVHTLNGSGLAVGRCLIAVLENGQQADGSVDLPQALHPWLGGKTRLTAEGQLV comes from the coding sequence ATGCACGATATCCGCGCGATCCGAGACAACCCCGCCCAGTTCGACGCAGCGCTGCTGCGCCGCGGATTGTCGGGAATGTCGTCCGAGATCCTCGCCATCGACGAAGCCCGCCGCGCAAGGATCCTCGCCGCCGAGACCGCGCAGGCCGCCCAGAACGCCGCCTCGAAAGAGGTGGGCGCGGCGAAGGCCAGGGGCGACGAGGCGGAATTCGAACGCCTCCGCGCCCTCGTGGCCGAGAAGAAGGCCGAGGTCGCGAAGCTGAACGAGGAAGCCGCGGAAGAGGATGCGCGCCTGCGCGACATCCTCATGGGAATCCCGAACCTGCCCCTCGCCGACGTGCCGGACGGCGCGGACGAGACGGACAACGTCGAGATCCGCCGCTGGGGCACGCCCCGCAGCTTCGACTTCAAGCCGGTCGAGCATTACGAGATCGCCGGGGTGAAGCCGGGGATGGATTTCGAGACCGCCGCGAAGCTCTCCGGCGCCCGCTTCGTCCTTTTGCGCGGTGCCATCGCCCGCATCCACCGGGCGCTGGCGCAGTTCATGCTGGATCTGCACACGACCGAACACGGGCTGACCGAGACGATGACCCCGGTCCTCGTGAAGGATGAGGCGATGTACGGCACCAACCAGCTGCCGAAATTCGCCGAGGACAGCTATCGCACCACGAACGGCTGGTGGCTGATCCCGACCTCGGAGGTGACGCTGACCAACACCGTCGCGGGCGACATCCTCGACGCGGCGCAGCTCCCGATCCGCATGACCGCCCATACCCAGTGCTTCCGCTCCGAGGCCGGAAGTGCCGGCAAGGACACTGCCGGCATGCTCCGCCAGCACCAGTTCGAGAAGGTCGAGATGGTGTCGGTCACCACGCCCGAAACCTCGCTCGCCGAGCACGAACGCATGACCCGCTGCGCGGAGGCCGTCCTCGAACGTCTGGGCCTGCCCTACCGCACCGTCGTCCTTTGCACCGGCGACATGGGCTTCGGGGCGCGGAAGACCCATGATCTCGAGGTCTGGCTGCCCGGCCAGAACACCTACCGGGAGATCAGCTCGGTCTCGGTCTGCGGCGACTTCCAGGCGCGGCGGATGAACGCCCGCTACCGCGCCGCCGGGGGAAAGCCCGATTTCGTACACACGCTGAACGGCTCCGGCCTCGCCGTCGGGCGCTGCCTGATCGCGGTCCTCGAGAACGGTCAGCAGGCGGACGGATCGGTCGATCTGCCGCAGGCGCTCCACCCCTGGCTCGGCGGCAAGACGCGGCTGACCGCCGAGGGCCAGCTCGTCTGA
- a CDS encoding antibiotic biosynthesis monooxygenase family protein produces the protein MTAMNVVRMKVKPGQEKAYLDAQNDSDRSQYQGMRSVRVVKTGEREYIIVGEWDSMDALVAARPAMIATLDRIRGMLEDMGGDLGVTDPRSGEVVLSF, from the coding sequence ATGACCGCGATGAACGTCGTGAGGATGAAGGTGAAACCGGGTCAGGAGAAGGCGTATCTCGATGCCCAGAACGACAGCGACCGGTCCCAGTACCAGGGCATGCGAAGCGTGCGCGTGGTGAAGACCGGCGAGCGCGAATACATCATCGTCGGCGAATGGGACAGCATGGACGCGCTTGTCGCCGCCCGACCGGCGATGATCGCGACGCTCGATCGGATACGCGGCATGCTCGAAGACATGGGGGGCGACCTCGGCGTGACCGATCCGCGTTCGGGTGAAGTCGTCCTGAGCTTCTGA
- the yajC gene encoding preprotein translocase subunit YajC has protein sequence MFITPAYAQAAGAGGIGALGQFLPLILIFAIMYFLLIRPQQKKLKEHKSMVEALRRGDQVITQGGIIGKVSKVKEDGELEVEIAEGVKVRVVRSTISTVLSKTEPAAASK, from the coding sequence ATGTTCATCACTCCCGCCTATGCACAGGCCGCGGGCGCCGGCGGAATCGGTGCCCTTGGACAGTTCCTGCCGCTGATCCTGATCTTCGCGATCATGTATTTCCTCCTGATCCGCCCGCAGCAGAAGAAGCTGAAGGAACACAAGTCGATGGTCGAGGCGCTGCGCCGGGGCGATCAGGTGATCACGCAAGGCGGCATCATCGGCAAGGTTTCCAAGGTCAAGGAAGACGGCGAGCTCGAGGTCGAGATCGCCGAGGGCGTGAAGGTGCGCGTCGTGCGCTCCACCATCTCGACGGTCCTGTCGAAGACCGAGCCGGCGGCCGCTTCCAAGTAA
- the secD gene encoding protein translocase subunit SecD — protein MLNIPLWKRIIIWGLCALGLLTALPNVFYSRAERHNDAVVAAEKAGFETPDQAAARALWPSFLPSNVVNLGLDLRGGAHLLAEVRVADVYKARMDGLWPEMRRALADARGELGGIRRAPSDPSELRIQIEKPEAMAKAVEIARGLASPVVTLTGVGQSDLEVTAEGNQLIVRLSEAERAATDDRTMQQSLEIIRRRVDEVGTREPTIQRQGTNRILIQVPGIGSATELKELIGTTAQLTFHPVVGRTTDGNAIAKPGTIILPSIDEKDVYYELEDVPVVTGEDLVDARPDFDQNGRPAVHFRFNPSGARKFGDYTGANVGQLFAIVLDNEVISAPRINQHIPGGSGIITGNFTVESSTNLAVLLRAGALPAKMDFLEERTIGPELGQDSIDAGRIAAVVGLVAVVAFMIASYGLFGVFASAALGINIAMIFGILSTIGATLTLPGIAGIVLTIGMAVDANVLVFERIREEMRTAKGPARAIELGYEKAMSAIVDANITTFITAAILFFLGSGPVKGFAVTLVVGLVTSVFTAIWVTRIFVVAWFDRKRPKSITV, from the coding sequence ATGCTGAACATCCCCCTCTGGAAACGGATCATCATCTGGGGGCTTTGTGCCCTCGGCCTGCTGACGGCGCTTCCGAACGTCTTCTACTCCCGCGCCGAACGGCATAACGACGCCGTCGTCGCCGCCGAGAAGGCCGGGTTCGAGACGCCGGACCAGGCGGCGGCCCGGGCGCTCTGGCCGTCCTTCCTGCCGTCGAACGTGGTCAACCTCGGTCTCGACCTTCGCGGCGGCGCGCATCTTCTGGCGGAGGTGCGGGTGGCGGACGTCTACAAGGCGCGGATGGACGGGCTCTGGCCCGAGATGCGCCGCGCCCTCGCGGACGCGCGGGGCGAGCTTGGCGGGATCCGCCGGGCACCGTCCGACCCGTCGGAACTGCGCATCCAGATCGAGAAGCCGGAGGCGATGGCCAAGGCGGTAGAGATCGCGCGCGGGCTCGCCAGCCCGGTCGTGACGCTGACCGGCGTGGGGCAGAGCGATCTTGAGGTGACGGCGGAGGGCAACCAGCTGATCGTCCGCCTGAGCGAGGCCGAGCGTGCCGCGACCGACGACCGGACGATGCAGCAATCGCTGGAGATCATCCGCCGCCGCGTCGACGAGGTCGGCACCCGCGAACCGACGATCCAGCGCCAGGGCACGAACCGCATCCTGATCCAGGTGCCGGGCATCGGCTCGGCGACGGAGCTGAAGGAACTGATCGGCACCACCGCGCAGCTCACCTTCCACCCGGTCGTCGGGCGCACCACCGACGGCAACGCCATCGCCAAGCCTGGAACGATCATCCTGCCGTCGATCGACGAGAAGGACGTCTATTACGAGCTTGAGGACGTGCCGGTCGTGACCGGCGAGGATCTCGTCGATGCGCGGCCCGATTTCGACCAGAACGGCCGCCCGGCGGTGCATTTCCGCTTCAACCCGTCCGGCGCGCGCAAGTTCGGCGACTATACCGGCGCCAATGTCGGCCAGCTCTTCGCCATCGTCCTTGATAACGAGGTGATCTCGGCGCCGCGCATCAACCAGCATATCCCCGGCGGTTCGGGCATCATCACCGGCAATTTCACGGTCGAGTCGTCGACCAACCTCGCGGTGCTCCTCAGGGCCGGGGCGCTGCCGGCGAAGATGGACTTCCTCGAGGAACGCACTATCGGGCCGGAGCTTGGCCAGGACAGCATCGACGCCGGGCGCATCGCCGCTGTCGTCGGCCTTGTCGCCGTGGTCGCCTTCATGATCGCGAGCTACGGGCTCTTCGGCGTCTTCGCGAGCGCGGCACTCGGCATCAACATCGCGATGATCTTCGGCATCCTCTCGACCATCGGCGCGACGCTGACGCTGCCCGGCATCGCCGGGATCGTCCTGACGATCGGCATGGCGGTCGATGCGAACGTGCTGGTCTTCGAACGGATCCGCGAGGAGATGCGGACCGCGAAAGGCCCCGCGCGCGCCATCGAGCTTGGCTACGAAAAGGCCATGTCGGCGATTGTCGACGCCAACATCACCACCTTCATCACTGCCGCCATCCTCTTCTTCCTCGGCTCCGGCCCGGTGAAGGGCTTCGCGGTCACGCTCGTCGTCGGCCTCGTCACCTCGGTCTTCACCGCGATCTGGGTGACGCGTATCTTCGTCGTCGCCTGGTTCGACCGGAAACGGCCGAAGTCGATCACGGTTTAA